Proteins co-encoded in one Arachis hypogaea cultivar Tifrunner chromosome 13, arahy.Tifrunner.gnm2.J5K5, whole genome shotgun sequence genomic window:
- the LOC112735435 gene encoding uncharacterized mitochondrial protein AtMg00860-like: MVMNLRPRVSRVVYLDDIVVYSNTLEEHVEHLRIVFKILRENNLYVKKEKCSFARDEVHFLGHIIKDGTLCMDQGKVKAIKEWEPPNKVSELRSFLGLANYYRRFIKAYSAKAAPLTDLLKKNHSWEWSKECQKAFDELKAAITEGPILALPDY, translated from the exons ATGGTGATGAACCTAAGACCACGTGTGTCACGAG TGGTCTACTTGGATGACATTGTTGTCTATAGCAATACTTTGGAGGAACATGTAGAACACTTACGAATCGTGTTCAAGATCTTGCGAGAGAATAACCTATATGTGAAGAAGGAAAAGTGTTCCTTTGCAAGGGACGAAGTCCACTTCTTGGGACACATCATTAAAGATGGAACTCTCTGCATGGATCAAGGAAAGGTGAAGGCGATCAAAGAGTGGGAGCCGCCAAACAAGGTATCTGAATTGAGGTCATTCCTTGGGTTAGCTAATTACTATCGGAGGTTTATTAAGGCATACTCTGCCAAGGCTGCACCATTAACTGATCTTCTCAAGAAGAATCACTCTTGGGAAtggtcaaaggagtgtcaaaaggcCTTTGATGAGTTGAAGGCTGCTATCACAGAAGGACCAATACTAGCACTACCCGACTACTAA